The following proteins come from a genomic window of Sorex araneus isolate mSorAra2 chromosome 1, mSorAra2.pri, whole genome shotgun sequence:
- the SAP18 gene encoding histone deacetylase complex subunit SAP18 encodes MLAAGVGGQSDRLPGPRKKMAVESRVTQEEIKKEPEKPIDREKTCPLLLRVFTTNNGRHHRMDEFSRGNVPSSELQIYTWMDATLKELTSLVKEVYPEARKKGTHFNFAIVFTDLKRPGYRVKEIGSTMSGRKGTDDSMTLQSQKFQIGDYLDIAITPPNRAPPPSGRMRPY; translated from the exons ATGCTTGCTGCGGGGGTCGGAGGTCAAAGTGATCGTCTCCCGGGCCCGAGGAAGAAGATGGCGGTGGAGTCGCGCGTTACCCAGGAGGAGATTAAAAAGGAACCCGAGAAGCCGATCGACCGGGAGAAG ACATGCCCGCTGCTGCTCCGTGTCTTCACCACCAATAACGGCCGCCACCACCGCATGGACGAGTTCTCTCGCGGGAACGTGCCGTCCAGCGAGCTGCAGATCTACACCTG gATGGATGCAACCTTGAAAGAGTTGACTAGTTTAGTAAAGGAAGTTTATCCAGAAGCTAGAAAGAAGGGCACACACTTCAATTTTGCCATTGTTTTTACGGACCTTAAAAGACCCGGCTATCG AGTTAAGGAGATTGGCAGCACCATGtctgggaggaaggggacagaTGATTCTATGACCCTGCAGTCGCAGAAGTTCCAGATAGGAGATTATTTGGACATAGCAATCACCCCTCCAAATAGGGCACCACCACCGTCTGGGCGCATGAGAccctattaa